One window of the Nicotiana tabacum cultivar K326 chromosome 4, ASM71507v2, whole genome shotgun sequence genome contains the following:
- the LOC107816373 gene encoding large ribosomal subunit protein P1-like codes for MSSVGELVCTYAALLLYDDGIPITAEKIATVVKAANISVESYWPSLFAKLFEKRDVEDLILNVGTGGGGAAVAVAAPVAGGGAAAAAPAAEEKKEEKKEESDDEDLGLSLFD; via the exons ATGTCATCAGTTGGGGAACTTGTTTGTACCTACGCTGCATTGCTTCTCTACGATGATGGCATTCCCATCACT GCTGAGAAGATTGCTACGGTGGTGAAGGCAGCAAATATTTCAGTGGAGTCCTATTGGCCGAGCCTTTTTGCGAAGCTGTTTGAGAAGAGGGACGTCGAGGACCTCATCTTGAATGTTGGGACAGGTGGCGGTGGTGCAGCCGTTGCCGTTGCTGCGCCGGTTGCCGGAGGTGGTGCTGCCGCTGCTGCTCCCGCCGCTGAGGAGAAAAAG GAGGAGAAAAAGGAGGAGAGTGACGACGAGGACTTGGGATTGAGCTTGTTTGATTAG
- the LOC107816372 gene encoding serine/arginine-rich splicing factor SR34A: MSGRFSRTIYVGNLPADIKEWEVEDLFYKYGRILDIELKIPPRPPCFSFVEFESSRDAEDAIRGRDGYNFDGCRLRVELAHGGRGPSSSSDRRGSYGSSGGGGRYGVSRHSDYRVIVRGLPSSASWQDLKDHMRKAGDVCFAEVSRDSEGTFGMVDYTNYEDMKYAIRKLDDTEFRNPWTRTYIRVFVYKRSPSRSRSRSRSPKRSRSRSRSRSPKRSRSKSPGRSLSRSPTPKSRSASPVKPTRSRSISRSRSRSISRSLSRSRSASPRQARSNSG, translated from the exons ATGAGTGGTCGTTTTtcacgcacgatttatgttgGCAACCTTCCAGCAGATATAAAGGAATGGGAAGTTGAAGATCTATTCTATAAG TATGGTCGTATATTGGATATTGAGTTGAAGATTCCACCTCGCCCTCCTTGCTTTTCTTTTGTGGAG TTTGAAAGTTCTAGAGATGCAGAAGATGCCATCAGGGGTAGAGATGGTTACAACTTTGATGGCTGTCGGCTGAGG GTTGAGCTTGCTCATGGAGGAAGAGGGCCATCATCTTCAAGTGATCGTCGAGGAAGCTATGGCAGCAGTGGTGGTGGAGGGCGTTATGGTGTTTCTCGGCATTCTGATTACCGAG TTATTGTTCGAGGTCTTCCATCTTCTGCTTCTTGGCAAGATTTGAAG GATCATATGCGGAAAGCTGGCGACGTGTGCTTTGCTGAAGTTTCTCGTGACAGTGAAG GTACCTTTGGCATGGTTGACTACACAAATTATGAAGACATGAAGTATGCT ATAAGGAAACTTGATGATACTGAGTTCAGGAATCCTTGGACAAGAACCTACATCCGGGTATTTGTCTA CAAGCGAAGTCCTTCAAGAAGTCGCAGTAGGAGCAGAAGTCCAAAGAGGAGCAGGAGCAGGAGCAGAAGCAGAAGTCCAAAGAGGAGTAGGAG CAAATCACCCGGCCGATCACTTTCGAGATCACCAACGCCAAAGTCTAGATCTGCGTCTCCTGTTAAGCCAACCAG GTCCAGATCAATTTCAAGGTCTAGGTCTAGGTCTATATCGAGGTCATTGTCAAGGTCCAGATCAGCATCACCACGGCAG GCACGATCAAACAGTGGCTGA